From a region of the Leptidea sinapis chromosome 6, ilLepSina1.1, whole genome shotgun sequence genome:
- the LOC126965193 gene encoding lipase 1-like encodes MWYKCADHEKDIYLDTVQLINKYNYPSETHVVMTEDSYMLNTFRIPGEGPPVLLVHGISDSSDSWLVLGPECSLAFLLADAGFDVWLFNARGNRYCKTNVKGVSKKTFWDFSFEEIGMYDVPANIDYILNKTGRPTLSYIGFSQGTTTFLTACSLRPEFNRKINYAILLAPVAWLNNAENPLLNFYALNFNNLKELSRSAKLYEVFAYDRNIGYFVSAVCNNSSRLKVLCNLFLYLSFGLKNLSALSQDRLPVITSHIPAGATAKAFFHFLQMYVNKRFERYDYGPELNRIRYSANKPPEYDLSQITVPIALFISDADWFSSVKDATNLRKKINSIDKFIVINRTLEFTHLEFVYGSRVNSIINKPVIEILTRLKLDHRLDSY; translated from the exons ATGTGGTATAAA TGTGCAGACCATGAAAaagatatatatttagatacagtgcaattaattaataagtataacTATCCATCGGAAACTCATGTTGTAATGACAGAAGACAGTTATATGTTAAATACGTTTAGGATACCGGGAGAAGGGCCCCCGGTACTTCTGGTCCATGGAATAAGCGACAGTTCGGACTCATGGCTCGTGTTAGGCCCTGAATGTTCACTGGCTTTCTTGCTGGCAGATGCGGGCTTCGACGTTTGGCTGTTCAACGCAAGAGGAAATCGATATTGTAAAACAAATGTTAAAGGAGTCTCAAAAAAGACCTTTTGGGACTTTAGCTTCGAAGAAATAGGCATGTATGACGTGCCCGCAAATATTGACTACATTTTGAACAAAACGGGCAGACCCACTCTAAGTTATATTGGATTTTCCCAAGGAACAACTACTTTTTTGACAGCATGCAGTCTTAGACCGGAATTCAATAGAAAGATAAATTATGCTATTCTACTGGCGCCGGTTGCTTGGTTGAACAACGCGGAGAATcctttgttaaatttttacgcacttaattttaacaatttgaaGGAACTATCAAGAAGTGCTAAATTATACGAAGTGTTTGCTTATGATAGAAATATAGGATATTTTGTTTCAGCAGTTTGCAATAATTCGTCTAGATTAAAAGTAttatgcaatttatttttatatttaagcttCGGGCTGAAGAATTTGAGTGCATTGAGTCAGGACAGACTGCCAGTTATAACAAGTCATATACCAGCCGGTGCAACCGCCAAAGCATTCTTTCATTTCCTCCAAATGTACGTGAATAAAAGATTTGAAAGATATGATTACGGTCCGGAATTAAATCGAATTCGATATTCGGCCAATAAACCTCCAGAATATGACTTATCACAAATCACAGTGCCAATAGCATTATTCATAAGTGACGCCGATTGGTTTAGTAGCGTAAAAGATGCAACTAATCTAAGAAAAAAGATTAACAGTATAGATAAGTTTATTGTTATCAATAGAACCTTAGAGTTCACACACCTTGAATTTGTTTATGGTTCTAGAGTTAATAGTATTATCAATAAACCGGTGATTGAGATATTGACCCGTTTGAAATTAGACCACAGATTAGACAGTTATTAG